The Pagrus major chromosome 17, Pma_NU_1.0 genome includes a region encoding these proteins:
- the LOC141011500 gene encoding sialic acid-binding Ig-like lectin 14, whose protein sequence is MFVLIWVALLFSVRGSNADTGGSVKQRTHCNNGFCITLNEGEITAEAGLCVVIPCSFITTSDFKTEHMVWYKCEPYRRCGDSDVIFHTDKNNKKVQPQFEGRVSLLQSDVSQNNCSIIINDLTESDSGSYQLRVNGFRKLSGGYYKVPEGFTFSARPTVSVKDLIQKPIVMIHPLTEGQQTTLTCTAPGHCSGSDPTITWRWKGTGVNDSPITGNITAKNHSSTLTFNPLAELHGTSVTCKVSFTGGTTTEETVTLNVTCE, encoded by the exons ATGTTTGTTCTCATCTGGGTggctctgcttttctctgtgagAGGCAGCAATGCTGACACAG GTGGATCAGTGAAACAGCGAACACACTGTAACAATGGATTCTGTATCACTCTTAATGAAGGAGAAATAACAGCAGAGGCTGGACTCTGTGTTGTGATACCGTGTTCCTTCATTACTACTTCTGACTTTAAAACTGAACATATGGTTTGGTACAAATGTGAACCTTACCGAAGATGTGGTGATTCAGACGTGATATTCCACACtgacaagaacaacaaaaaagttcaGCCTCAGTTCGAAGGACGAGTGTCACTGCTACAGTCTGACGTGAGTCAAAACAACTGCAGCATCATCATCAATGACCTCACTGAGTCAGACTCTGGATCATATCAGCTCAGAGTTAATGGTTTCCGGAAGTTGTCAGGTGGTTACTATAAGGTGCCTGAGGGATTTACATTCTCTGCAAGACCAACTGTCTCTGTTAAAG ATCTGATCCAGAAGCCCATAGTGATGATTCATCCTCTGACAGAGGGACAGCAGACCACACTGACCTGCACTGCTCCAGGTCACTGCTCTGGATCTGATCCTACAATCACCTGGAGGTGGAAAGGGACAGGAGTGAACGACTCTCCCATCACAGGAAACATCACTGCTAAGAATCACAGCTCAACTTTGACCTTTAACCCTTTAGCTGAACTCCACGGCACCAGTGTCACCTGTAAGGTCAGCTTCACAGGTGGCACAACTACAGAGGAGACAGTGACTCTGAATGTAACCTGTGAGTAG
- the LOC141011501 gene encoding B-cell receptor CD22-like translates to MSPPASEVKEGTKVTLTCNVTKSHPQPQTYSWYKDEKKIGEQKVWSVEKIQPDDRGSYTCRATNTAGNGTSEPRQIQVRYGPRNTIISVTQREVRVDTSVKFTCQAEAYPAPKSYSWYRYSENKPIDSSQWQSKTTNNNELYLQSVKSTDEACYMCNATNDISTGWNSKQLCIKVLYPPTNLTLSMDSEVTEGQRITIKCTVDSAPTSTLSLTTPNSPDCSDCLPQCDHHVPSNALCVSFNVTSAHSGGYTCTAWNGVGSTQSNQRKLVVKYRPKDVTVKASPHLIVNENEMLTLQCNAHSHPAITSYEWMKMTDGKKEIMNRQTETITIKPVIPSDSGLYSCAASNEIGTGESQPAEVKVKYAPKYVNVMNGKSLVVLTCSSDCYPPVRKYSWYRKKSAENKKGEYVSSGPSRKVYSDDPGHYYCIAENDIDKKSSDPVQLFVYPTLQ, encoded by the exons ATGTCTCCACCAGCCTCTGAAGTTAAAGAAGGCACTAAAGTAACtttaacatgtaatgtgacTAAAAGCCACCCACAACCTCAAACCTACTCTTGGTACAAAGATGAGAAAAAGATTGGTGAGCAGAAAGTCTGGTCTGTTGAGAAAATCCAGCCTGATGACAGAGGCTCCTACACATGTAGGGCCACTAACACTGCCGGTAATGGAACATCAGAGCCACGTCAAATTCAAGTTCGAT ACGGTCCAAGGAATACCATAATCTCCGTCACACAAAGAGAAGTACGAGTCGATACCTCCGTCAAATTCACCTGTCAGGCTGAAGCCTATCCTGCCCCAAAGAGTTACTCCTGGTACCGTTACAGCGAAAATAAACCAATTGACTCATCACAGTGGCAGTCAAAGACAACTAATAACAACGAGCTGTATTTGCAGTCTGTAAAAAGCACAGATGAAGCATGCTACATGTGCAACGCAACCAACGACATCAGTACAGGGTGGAACAGTAAGCAGCTATGCATAAAGGTTCTCT ATCCTCCCACCAATCTCACGCTGTCTATGGATTCTGAGGTCACAGAGGGTCAGCGCATTACAATCAAATGCACTGTTGATAGTGCCCCAACGTCAACCCTTAGCCTGACCACACCCAATTCTCCAGATTGTTCAGATTGTCTCCCTCAATGTGATCATCACGTGCCCTCCAACGCTCTCTGCGTTTCATTTAATGTGACTTCAGCCCACTCAGGCGGTTACACCTGCACTGCCTGGAACGGAGTAGGTTCAACACAAAGTAACCAAAGGAAGTTGGTGGTGAAAT ATCGTCCCAAAGATGTGACAGTGAAAGCCTCGCCTCATCTTATTGTGAATGAAAACGAGATGTTGACACTGCAGTGCAATGCCCACTCCCACCCAGCAATTACGTCTTACGAGTGGATGAAGATGACTGATGGGAAGAAAGAAATCATGAATCGTCAGACTGAGACCATCACCATAAAGCCTGTCATTCCTTCTGACAGCGGACTGTACAGCTGTGCAGCCAGTAATGAAATCGGGACTGGAGAGTCACAGCCAGCTGAGGTTAAAGTCAAGT ATGCTCCAAAGTATGTAAATGTCATGAATGGGAAGAGTTTGGTGGTGCTGACCTGCAGCAGTGACTGCTATCCCCCTGTCAGAAAGTATTCATGGTACAGGAAGAAGTCAGCAGAGAACAAAAAGGGCGAATACGTTTCTAGTGGTCCAAGCCGCAAAGTGTATTCAGACGATCCGGGACACTACTACTGCATCGCAGAAAATGACATAGATAAAAAATCGTCGGATCCAGTCCAGCTGTTTGTTTACC CTACCCTTCAGTAA